One window of Amaranthus tricolor cultivar Red isolate AtriRed21 chromosome 11, ASM2621246v1, whole genome shotgun sequence genomic DNA carries:
- the LOC130827070 gene encoding LOW QUALITY PROTEIN: NADH-ubiquinone oxidoreductase chain 2-like (The sequence of the model RefSeq protein was modified relative to this genomic sequence to represent the inferred CDS: inserted 1 base in 1 codon), giving the protein MWAPDIYEGSPTPVTAFFSIAPKISISANILRVFIYGSYGATLQQIFFFCSIASMILGALAAMAQTKVKRLLAHSSIGHVGYIRTGFSCGTIEGIQSLLIGLFIYVSMTIDAFAIVSALRQTRVKYIADLGALAKTNPISAITFSITMFSYAGIPPLAGFCSKFYLFFAALGCGAYFLAPVGVVTSVIGCWAAGRLPRVSQFXGPKAVPRAPDT; this is encoded by the exons ATGTGGGCACCGGATATCTATGAGGGTTCACCCACCCCGGTTACAGCATTCTTTTCTATTGCGCCTAAAATATCTATTTCTGCTAATATTTTACGTGTTTTTATTTATGGTTCCTATGGAGCTACATTGCAACAAATCTTCTTTTTCTGCAGCATTGCTTCTATGATCTTAGGAGCACTGGCCGCCATGGCCCAAACGAAAGTAAAAAGACTTCTAGCTCATAGTTCAATTGGACATGTAGGTTATATTCGTACTGGTTTCTCATGTGGAACCATAGAAGGAATTCAATCACTACTAATTGGTCTCTTTATTTATGTATCAATGACGATAGATGCATTCGCTATAGTTTCAGCATTACGGCAAACACGTGTCAAATATATAGCGGATTTGGGCGCTCTAGCCAAAACGAATCCTATTTCGGCTATTACCTTCTCTATTACTATGTTCTCATACGCAGGAATACCCCCGTTAGCCGGCTTTTGTAGTAAATTCTATTTGTTCTTCGCCGCTTTGGGTTGTGGGGCTTACTTCCTAGCCCCAGTGGGAGTAGTGACTAGCGTTATAGGTTGTTGGGCGGCCGGAAGGTTGCCACGAGTAAGTCAGT GGGGACCGAAGGCAGTTCCCCGTGCACCGGACACGTAG
- the LOC130826616 gene encoding uncharacterized protein LOC130826616 has product MRLAQPRRGLDSSRESKEEIDQAHNNIHDDKAPGVDGFNAFFYKKVWHIIKGEVYEAILDFFDGNQFHNAINCTAVTIIPKIKNATYVKDYRPIACCTAGFLPERQLMDNVLLASELIKGYNRAYNSPRCMVKVDIRKAYDSLKWSFLQKVMEELGFPNQYIQWVMVCVRTLSFSILVNGYPTPPFAAAKGLRQGSLQPYLFAIGMEYLTRRLAGLANKKNFKYHPKCQRLKITQLIFADDFLMFARGDVHSVLLLTSEFASFSEASGLHANPEKSCIYFSGVTDDVQSLILKETGMTKGDPPFRYLGVPLSSRKLNYSQCRPLVEKITARIHHWSVKSLSYAGRFQLLQSVIGGMMNFWAQLFCLPKKWIKQVLRICRIYLWTGKETPSRKASLAWEQVCLPKVCGGLNLRNMRIWNQAALLKLLWAISVKKDRLWIQWWQGWQSVTENGAFSIKKAYMKLLGTHSKVSWRGLATRDRLLSWKIQCSAACGLCDSADESVEHLFYQCSYIQAVRLQVFGMFGLGVLPPGSWTEERDNVQLRVVNYILYGNDKATR; this is encoded by the exons ATGCGGCTAGCTCAGCCAAGAAGAGGACTAGATTCGAGCCGCGAG AGTAAGGAAGAAATAGATCAAGCTCATAATAATATTCATGATGACAAAGCCCCTGGAGTTGATGGTTTCAATGCTTTTTTTTACAAGAAAGTATGGCACATCATCAAAGGTGAGGTTTATGAGGCCATTTTGGATTTCTTTGATGGTAATCAGTTTCATAATGCCATTAACTGTACTGCTGTCACTATtattcctaaaataaaaaatgcaacttatgTTAAAGACTATAGGCCTATAGCTTGCTGCACT GCTGGTTTTCTTCCTGAAAGACAGTTGATGGACAATGTTTTACTTGCTTCTGAACTGATTAAGGGTTACAATAGAGCTTATAATAGTCCTAGGTGCATGGTAAAAGTGGACATTAGGAAAGCTTATGATTCTTTGAAGTGGAGTTTTCTTCAAAAGGTGATGGAGGAATTGGGGTTTCCTAATCAATATATTCAGTGGGTAATGGTTTGTGTTCGGACTCTTTCATTCTCAATATTGGTTAATGGCTATCCCACACCCCCATTTGCTGCTGCTAAGGGATTAAGGCAAGGTAGTTTACAGCCTTATCTCTTTGCAATAGGGATGGAGTATTTGACTAGAAGACTTGCTGGTTTGGCTAACAAGAAAAATTTCAAGTACCATCCAAAGTGTCAAAGATTGAAGATCACCCAACTAATCTTTGCTGATGATTTTTTGATGTTTGCTAGAGGTGATGTTCACTCTGTTTTGCTTCTTACCTCTGAGTTTGCCAGTTTCTCTGAAGCCTCTGGGTTGCATGCAAATCCAGAGAAGAGTTGTATTTACTTTTCTGGAGTTACAGATGATGTTCAGAGTCTTATTCTGAAGGAGACAGGCATGACTAAAGGGGATCCTCCTTTTAGATATTTAGGTGTGCCTCTTTCTTCCAGAAAGCTCAATTATAGCCAATGTAGGCCTTTAGTTGAGAAGATTACTGCTAGAATTCATCATTGGTCAGTTAAATCCCTTTCCTATGCTGGTAGATTTCAATTGTTGCAGAGTGTGATTGGTGGTATGATGAATTTTTGGGCTCAGCTGTTCTGCTTGCCTAAAAAGTGGATTAAGCAAGTGCTTCGTATATGCAGGATCTATCTTTGGACAGGGAAAGAGACTCCCTCAAGGAAGGCTTCTCTTGCTTGGGAGCAAGTGTGTTTACCCAAGGTTTGTGGAGGTTTGAATCTGAGGAATATGAGAATTTGGAATCAAGCTGCGTTGTTGAAGCTGTTATGGGCAATCTCTGTCAAAAAGGATAGACTTTGGATCCAATGG TGGCAAGGATGGCAAAGTGTGACTGAAAATGGAGCATTCTCTATCAAAAAAGCTTATATGAAGCTTTTGGGTACTCATTCAAAGGTTAGTTGGAGGGG GCTTGCTACAAGGGACAGATTGCTTAGCTGGAAGATCCAATGCTCCGCTGCTTGTGGGTTATGTGATTCTGCAGATGAATCAGTGGAACACCTTTTCTATCAGTGCAGTTATATCCAAGCAGTAAGGTTGCAGGTATTTGGTATGTTTGGCTTGGGTGTTCTACCCCCTGGTTCTTGGACAGAG GAAAGGGATAATGTGCAACTTCGAGTTGTCAATTATATCCTTTATGGAAATGACAAAGCCACTCGATAA